TTCCGCTTAAATTGTTGCTAGCTGATTGCGCCAGTTCGCAGTATAGTACTATCTTAAGCACCTCCGTGGTGACTAAACCGATTGTGGAAGGGCTGACTTTCCCCTATACCTTTGCCAACGGCAAAGTGGTTAGTTCTTCCAATGAAGCCAGATCTTATTGCTACGCCAATGGTCCGAGTAGTGGCCAAAGTGTGGCCGCCGAATGCGAAACAAAATTTGGTGTAATTTACACCTCTGTAACTCCTGTTACTTCGGACCGGGCTGTTTATTTGTCTGACGCTTTTTCGAGTTGTATGTCTAGATCTGGTTTCTTGGCTGATGCCAAGCAAATTAAAACTTGGGCTCAATCTTCCGAGCCTATTCCTTGGTCAGTTTTAACCAGCGCATCCCAAAATACGGTACAGGCTTGTGAAAGAGAATACTATGGCCAAAGCACAGTGGAAACCGGCTCGGCTATGTGCACCGATGGTAAAGATAACGACGGCGACGGCTTTATTGATGCGGCCGATTCCAGTTGCGGTAGCACTTATATTGTTACACCGCCGACTGGTCAAAAAGAACAGATTTGGAATTCTCTAGGCTTAAAATCTTGGATCAAATCCGATGCCGATTCAGCTAGAATCACGCAGTTAAAATCGGTTTGTGCCAGCGTGCCGAATAGTTCTAATATCTGGACGTCTAACGCCGGTAATTATTCCAGCGCCGACTTTGGCATGCCCGACACCTCTAAATGCCAAAGGGCATCTAGTTGCACAGCCGGCCAATATTTTGATGGCGCGGCTTGTGTTACTACTGCTAGCACTAGTACCGGCTTAGTGGAAAATAGTTATGGACTTTGCAGTGACAGTATAGACAATGATCGTGATGGTTTGATTGATTCGGCTGACTCAAGTTGCGCTGGATTTACATCTTCCACATCTACTTACGCTTGTTCCGACGGCCGCGATAACGATAGTGATGGTTTGATTGATTATCCCAGCGACACTGGTTGCTATGCCAAGGAAGATACTTCGGAAGATGTTCCCACTACAACCACTAGCTGTTCCCAGTACGGTTCCGGCTGGCACACTATGGGTTCCGACGGCAACTGCTTTGACACCTACATGACAAACTACCGCACTGCTAATGGCACATTATATTCTTGCACCGCCACGCCAACCACAGGCTGTTCCGGAACAACTACAACTACCACCGGTAGCACTTGCGATAGCAGTTTAACCGCGCTCTTGGGCACTGGCTGCCACTTTATGTACAATGATTCTTCTGGAAAACAAGTCTTCTGCGATAACTCAATGACCAAATCAGCTAAACAAGGTGACACCGCCACTACTGCCGGCTGTTCATCATACACAACAACTACAACGAGTAACTGGCCAACCGATCAAACCAGCTGTTCCAGCCAAGGCTATAATTGGTGCACAACCACAGGTAGCAGTAGTGGCTGGTGCCAATCAAGTGTTTGCCCTTCTTCCAGTTCCACTAGCTCCGCTACCTGTACTTCTGGGCAATATTGGAATGGCACAGCTTGTGTGACGAATACTACAACCACCACTTCTACCGGTTCTTGTTCCCAATATGGAGATGGCTGGCACACTATGGGTTCCGACGGCAACTGCTTTGACACTTACATGACAAACTACCGCACTGCTAATGGCACATTATATTCTTGCACCGCCACGCCGACCTCCGGATGCAGTAGCACAAGTACTTCCAGCACGGCCAGTTCTTGTCCTAATAGTCGGCTAACCGAACTTCTGGGTTCTGGTTGCCACTTTATGTACAGCACCCCAACCGGCAACATTTACTGTGATGGTCCTATGACTAAATCTGCTAGAGAGGGAGATGCCACAACCACATCCAGTTGCCAAGCGCCCACAACAACCACTACTACTTCTTCTACTTCATCAACCACTTCCTGCGCTGGTACACCAGTGTCCTGTACTAATGAAACCCAATGTTGGGGCGCCAGCTATTATTGGTATGACGGCAGTTGCCATAGTTCGCCCCAATCCACCAGTACGACAATTTCCACTTCATCCACATCTTGCCCCAGCGGACAATACTGGAGTGGTTCGGCTTGTGTGAATTCAACACCGTCAGCTTCGGCTTACAATCAAATGAGAGATCAGTTAAAATCTATGGAAATTATTTTACGGGGCTTATTGGGAAGATAATCTAGATATTAAAGTAGATGTCGTTCAAAAAAGTTTTTCTTAAAGTGTCTAAAGTATCTATTGTCCTTACCTTAGTGACGCTAGGCGGTTTTGCTTGTGCCGATATCGCTCTTGCGCAGAAAGTTGATCAAACTGCGCTCATAATCCAACTCCAAAAACAGATCCAACAACTCTTGAATCAAATCCAAACTCTCCAAAAAGAAGTTACAGAATTAAAAACTGAAACTGGAGTCGAGACAATTCCACTAGTGACTGCACCAGTAGGCGAGTCAGACGAAACAATTGAGTTACCCGAACTGACTCGATCATTATCACTAGGCTCTCGAGGCGATGACGTTAAAAAACTTCAAGAATTTTTGGCGCGCGACAAAGAAATCTATCCCGAAGGCTTAGCCACAGGATTCTACGGGCCTAAAACTGTAGAGGCAATTAAACGCTGGCAAAGAAAAAACAATGTTGAGGTAGTAGGAAACGTAGGGCCAAAAACCATTGCTAAGTTTAGAGAACTAGGGCAGGGAGTAGTCCAAGGTTTGATTCAACAAGGCACGCCCTTGGGTATGATTCCGCCTGGTTTATTAACTGCACCTGGGATACAAAGACAAATGGCCACCTCGACAAGCTCGGGACAAGCCACCTCCACTATTCCGATTATGCCTTATGCAACTATGACTCCGCCGACTTTGCCACAGGCAACTACCACACCTGCTGTACCAGCGGTACCGGCTGTGCCGGCTATACCCGGTATTACCAGTGCAGTTCCGGCAACCCCAGCCACTCCGGCTCAGCCCGCTTCTACATCAACCAGTGCCAGTAACGAACTAAAAGTTATTTATCCTAATGGTGGTGAGACTTGGTATAAAGGCAACTCCTACACAATCACTTGGCAGAATCCGTTGGCCGCCAGGTTCACCGGCCAAGAAAAATATTACTGGAATATACTCTTAAAACGAGGTAACAATTCTTGGCAAGCCAATGATACCCCTGTGCCAGTAACCCAATCTTCGTATGTTTGGTCTAAGTGGACTGGCTGGGCTGAACCAATTCCTAATGCCAGCGACTTTAAGGTGGGTGTTTCTTTGGTTGATACCTGTGCCGCACAAGTTGGCGGCATCTGCCCTTCGGCTAATATTTCTATAATTCCTGCCGGCGGCATTGATTACAG
The nucleotide sequence above comes from bacterium. Encoded proteins:
- a CDS encoding peptidoglycan-binding protein, which produces MKKSIIVSLLISLTLVLSAQAQTSSSPTSIEDLQKQIQLLLSQMSSLQKEITTLKSSTSNVAVPVAPTTSSIAPPPNISLPFVRPTSPFTSPEIDESEVTGTETEFIPPPILTRSLLRGSRGEDVRQLQEFLAQDPTIYPEGFTSGYYGIGTEAAVKRWQAKNGVPAVGIVGRQTIAKFKTFVATYSPLRPTVPVGPLPFPSYCPVYAYMPTCKEDQSPKDANGCQVCQQKLITDPIKPVICPALATVDSCPAGEERIVTYKSTQCGVYYACKPREISRADNTIATLKKISSIQTDNRFTVNLYDPEGVQKFAIYNSKGAEIHLGYPACKKEWSSPVISADSAEFPLKLLLADCASSQYSTILSTSVVTKPIVEGLTFPYTFANGKVVSSSNEARSYCYANGPSSGQSVAAECETKFGVIYTSVTPVTSDRAVYLSDAFSSCMSRSGFLADAKQIKTWAQSSEPIPWSVLTSASQNTVQACEREYYGQSTVETGSAMCTDGKDNDGDGFIDAADSSCGSTYIVTPPTGQKEQIWNSLGLKSWIKSDADSARITQLKSVCASVPNSSNIWTSNAGNYSSADFGMPDTSKCQRASSCTAGQYFDGAACVTTASTSTGLVENSYGLCSDSIDNDRDGLIDSADSSCAGFTSSTSTYACSDGRDNDSDGLIDYPSDTGCYAKEDTSEDVPTTTTSCSQYGSGWHTMGSDGNCFDTYMTNYRTANGTLYSCTATPTTGCSGTTTTTTGSTCDSSLTALLGTGCHFMYNDSSGKQVFCDNSMTKSAKQGDTATTAGCSSYTTTTTSNWPTDQTSCSSQGYNWCTTTGSSSGWCQSSVCPSSSSTSSATCTSGQYWNGTACVTNTTTTTSTGSCSQYGDGWHTMGSDGNCFDTYMTNYRTANGTLYSCTATPTSGCSSTSTSSTASSCPNSRLTELLGSGCHFMYSTPTGNIYCDGPMTKSAREGDATTTSSCQAPTTTTTTSSTSSTTSCAGTPVSCTNETQCWGASYYWYDGSCHSSPQSTSTTISTSSTSCPSGQYWSGSACVNSTPSASAYNQMRDQLKSMEIILRGLLGR
- a CDS encoding fibronectin type III domain-containing protein; this translates as MSFKKVFLKVSKVSIVLTLVTLGGFACADIALAQKVDQTALIIQLQKQIQQLLNQIQTLQKEVTELKTETGVETIPLVTAPVGESDETIELPELTRSLSLGSRGDDVKKLQEFLARDKEIYPEGLATGFYGPKTVEAIKRWQRKNNVEVVGNVGPKTIAKFRELGQGVVQGLIQQGTPLGMIPPGLLTAPGIQRQMATSTSSGQATSTIPIMPYATMTPPTLPQATTTPAVPAVPAVPAIPGITSAVPATPATPAQPASTSTSASNELKVIYPNGGETWYKGNSYTITWQNPLAARFTGQEKYYWNILLKRGNNSWQANDTPVPVTQSSYVWSKWTGWAEPIPNASDFKVGVSLVDTCAAQVGGICPSANISIIPAGGIDYSDNYFTATSTPPTTTITDRTAPTISSVVATSITSTSAIITWITDEPSDSQIEYGLNNLFGNLSALDTSLTTNHSVTLTGLNSNTTYYYRVKSKDIDGYFASMTNYTFITLAASGSSSTATCSNLTLGFSNNKTTYVLGENGYVTYSCPSTVYVCMRIINPAGVITNIGCHTATSGIDGFGGLSSVGNYTARACYGATGTTDCPTIAASLSFTVIASASNADTTPPVISSVSTMDPAANSATIVWFTNEASDSQVEYGLTTSYGNSTTVTTTLKTEHSIGLTGLTPASTYHYRVKSKDGAGNLTTSNDYTFITLTTAAAPTPSTASTTPSASVYSQMSDQLKSMEIILRGLLGR